The sequence gaaCTGAACATGTGAATATATGGTCACATATAATCAGAGAAGAATacctatttatttcattatcacTTTGTGTAAGGTCAAGATAGTATTTACTTTCTGTATAAACTGGAATTGATTCCAAAAACAGTTTCCAGAATCGAATAACAGATTGAACTTAACTGAAATGAatggtcatttttatttgaagaatGCTATCAATTTTGAGACCACAGAGTTCAGGGTCAAGATCCAAGCTACTGAAAATATACTGCAATTATTACTTTCTGGATAATAACTCTTGAACCGTGCATGAAATTGCAAGgacgtgtatatatatatatatatatatgatcacACACAAATAGAGGAGTATCTCTGATTTTGAGGTCAAGATCATAGTAACTAAAATTATAtggaactatatatatatacagaaaagGAATTTCAGTCTTGTGATCCTACAAAGGATTAGAACCAAAcctcaaacgaatggataacaactgtcatattcctaatttggcaaagacattttcttaagtagaaaatggtggattaaacctggttttataggtagataaacctctcacttgtttgacggtcgcataaaattccactattttgacaacgatgcgtacataaaacaattgtaaaaatgacaaaaaagggAGTGGAATCACTATGGATTAAACACCACTGACCCATCTAACAGACGATTAGTGTTTTCATGCAATTAACTGTTCGTTTCCTTTGCGCTGAAATAATTTCATGTTTCtgataattaaaagattattaaTTCACGAAGTACAAATCTTAAGTCAATTCATCTAAATGTTAAGAAGTTAAATCACTAAAAATGAActagtaaaattcaaaacggaaagtcccttatcaaatagcaaaatcaagtGCACCCTgcataaaatttacaataattccatttattacatgtatctgtgTGAGGTTGATGTTTGATAATCACCATAACCATCATTTTGGGAGGCCAGTGTTGTCAATTTATCAATTAGTAGGTGATTTCTAAAGATTACATTTAGCGAGGGGATAATGTgagtattaaaacaaaatggtaCTAGTAACTTAagtaattgccaatgagaaaccATCACTAGTCTAGATACCAAATTTTACAGACTGAGATGGTTTGATATTAAAGGTCATCGTACGGTCAACGAAGGTTCTTAATATAATACACATATGGTTATTTGGATAATTAGATATATTTGACAAAGTCGTACATCAAAAGATGTTTTGTTGTAATTGCCACAACTGCTTGGAATTTTTAGAAACGTGCATCTGGCGTATTCAATGACAagccttgtacctttgataactatttacccatgtaaaaatcttataaaaatctGTAAGCAAAGCATCTTATTGTGTAATATTTTGGgttatatttaaacattacGACAATGActcaaaaagaagatgtgatatcagTTGTTGTTGATCTGCATTAAACAAATGTTGTACACCCAAAGAATTTTATACTAgtattcaaaaatataagtacTGATATTTGACATTGTGTAAAACTTCTCATACCTTCTTCTTTGGTTTCATAAATTTCAGTATTGAAATTACTGCTATCAATACATAATGCAGATCTATTTTGCTCGATATGTCCTAAGTTTGTAACTGTTGTCTTATGATATATCTGATGTTCAGCAATGTTCAATGCCCCTtaacataattttgttacatatctgttatttttatagtgattaagattataacacaatactAACTGCAGTACTATTTTGACATTCTTatctattgtgtctgtttgttttgttcacacatcgttttCAATATACTAGTGCTGGAATttttgcgactgtcatatacgagttagaggtttagctagttatacaaccaggtttaatccaccattttcaacataagaaaacgcctgtaccaagtcaggaatgtggcagttgttatccattcgttagaagtaattgaaattttgattttgccatttgaataggGAAAAcggtttgaattttcctcggagtaaggtatttttattatttaatttataaataatttcatattaaaaaatgtaagttCTGAAATCTGCCAATTTGATATTGTGTGAAGTTTTGACGTCTGTTAATTTAAGCTTTTGATGAGGGACAAcagtttaaattttcctcggagttcggtttatttgttattttacttttttcatacaGGAATAAGATTGCGTTTGCCTTTAAAGTGTGTTTACTTGATTATAGTGTCACTgttatagacgaaacgcacaTCTCGAGTCCCAGGTTATAAGTTTGACATCTTCAATGTTCAGTGTTTTGTGAACTGATGTCTTATTTTCGTATTGtgtatgtttttctttcaaacaaACACTGGTTGTATACCACTGCTGATAACGTTTCGTATCGATTAATGTACTACCAGCCCTGCATCAGTCAGCACTATTTTTGCGACATGAAAAATTGAGGATGTGGTCATTTCGGTAAGTTAGGCTGACAATAGTTTGCCGATGCTCAAATTGTGTACATTAATCGGACAAATTGATGATACAAACCGATTCTGGGAGaattgttcataaaatttaatgaacCCCAAAAGGAACGAAACCGGGTGCGTCGACAGGGTAAGTTTTTTGCTTTTCATGCAACGTGCATTATCACTTACTATGTAGAATGTCCTCTAATCAGGAGTAGGACACATCGATAAATTTACAGTTTTGTCTATggataaatgtttaaatgaccGATTTAGTAATTTGGAGTTTTCAATGATTTTCGTAACTTAAATAAAACCTTCCACCTATTTTGATTTTAGCGAAATTGAGGAACTTATCACACAGTTGAAGAAGCACGCGACTGAGAagttgatttataaattgaGTATCTTTCATTCGTGTGACGCACAATTCATATTTCTATTGTGCTATTGTGTGAATTTGTCGTCATTTAATTTAAGATGTTCGCTGTTATTCTAGCTGACTTTACATCTTGAAATAAACTACtgtgttgtttatttgtgtatttctctggCTTGAGTGttctcatatttatttatactgtaTTCCTGGCACGAAATGTTGTCATTAAGCGGGTTAGCCATAAAACCATTTGTATATGtctcttcttatatttgatgtgttttactcagttttagtttgcaacccggatttgttttttctcaatcgatttatgaatttcgaacagcggtctACTGTTGACTttactgtaccaagtcagtaatattGCAGTTGTTTCGTGTCTGTTTGCGTTTGTTTTTGAAGCAGtacattggttttttttgttgttctgttgtttccccttttatagctgatgtgtTGTCTTCGGTTTGTTACCCGAATTTGTTTAATCGACCATTGAACAGCGGTAATATTGCCTTTGTTTATAGCTCTTTGCTATAAATTTGGTTGATACAAATTAGGGTGAATGTTTCGTTTCAATGCTATAACATTTATATCGGTAGTGATgtggtgttttgaaatattattgatGCTATCGTTttctaatttttcataaatgttataatGATTCTAAACACAATGGTTTTTATATCTATGGATAGATAAGCTATGCCAGATTCGACAGAACGCCTAATAATGCATAGTTTTTTTCTCCGAGCGCCACTTaatatttggttttaatattAACTGATCATGAAACTAGTGTCTGTcacacaaataaaataactgatatatttcatgtttattaaGAAGGTTCTTTTTCCCATGCCCTTACAAATTGAGTTGGATTTCAAACTTTTCGGACGAATAcataaaagtgttattttcatctTAGAGTCGAGCGCAACTGTAGATGCAATGTAGATAAAACGCCAGTATGGTGTATTGCATTGTAAACTTGGTTTCTTTGGTAATTTCTACACAGGTTAGAAACCCCTGTTACAAATCTTAACTGTAATCAATAAGAATATGCCCAGCTCAGATTTCTCACACAAAGTGCCATTACATGTGTCATAAACGGTCATAAGTATCCCGACCTTTTGCTTTGCATGCAGCAGTCTGAATGCCAGAGGAAAACACgaccaataattaaaaaaatataaataaaaaatcagaaagGCATGCGCACTAGAAAACGACAACCAACACTGACAAAATTTGCGGAACTTCTGGTAAGTCGAAGATGAAACATCCCCAACATGacataacaaaaacagactACAACTAAGTCATGTGCATGGCGTGTCAGTCCTTGTCATCGAGGCAAAGGGATCATTGCACACGGAAAGCCTCGTTGATATCCTTAATCAACTACTATCCTATTTTTAATGCGCTTGAATTATCaactatttttgtaaatatcttGTATACAGATAATTCACAGATGGTACATGATACATTATTATGGTATCtttaaacatgacaaaaaaaaaatcgcattAATGACAACTCAAAATGGAAAGAAGGAACAGAAATTATACAAACATTTGGACATATGTAAAatcttgtaatattttaaatacactGACGCTTACATTcgtatttgattttgccatgtgattatggacttcccAAATttattttcctctaagttcattatttttgtgattttactttttacaccagactgtaaaaaaaaaagctgttatacaataaataaaagcaaAGAATCAAGTTATTAaccaatgtttattttataaatgtaacaaaacatgatgTAAACGTGATCTAAAGATCAGTTTTTTGTCGGTTATTCTAATCCATTACCCTATTGTGTAGTTTCGTAATGAACCGTCATACTGACAATTCTCAATCTTAAGATCACAGGATACAATAATATAAACGGTTCTAACATACAACAACAAAATGTGttaatcaataataattatttcaGCATGCTGACAACGAGTTCACGGTTTAATCTGTTCAGCAGTCAGTCATCAAAATATCGTTCAAGCGTTTCATTTTGAAGCGTCATCATTAACAATTAAACGGTGAACTCGAAGTGTGCTTATGGTACATATTACACaaaccaattaaaaaattatgcactttttaaaagaaattggaaattCCACTGATGACCCAATTTACGAAAGCATGTGACTGTTCTGTCATCGTCAAGCCTGTGAATCATGGTGTCAAAGTCAAATACCATGTCCGTCATTTTCATTACGTCAATGGCACGCGCCTACTTGTCACTGACATCTTGTCTGTCAAGGTCAAAGCTGTCCATCCTGACGACTCTCCTCTCATGTTTGTCCTGATGAAGTCAAGCCTTGTCATTGTCAGTCATTACCAACAGTGAGACATTGTCAAGTTCTGGTTGACCTACGACCAGAACTAGGTCAAGAACAAACGTCTGCCTCGTAATGTTGTCCTGAACAGTGTCAGTTCAAAGATGGTCCCTCGCTATGTCACTGGCATCTCCTCTGACATCTTCATGAAGGAGAACTACTTCTTGGACTGGTTCATTGGCATTGTTCTTCGTGACTCATGGTTGTTTGTCATTGTCAGCGTTCGTCTGATTGGTGACTTTGTCATCGTATTTCAGCAGAGACAGTTTCACCAATTGGTCAGTTTCATGTAAGTTCTCCACTGTCTGAAGTTATGCATTGTCACATGCAGTTCCCAGATAAATGGTCTCACTGTCATGTCTTCGTTCCAGATTCGCTGTTTTGTCAGCGTCAAGGACTTGAAGTGCTCTTTGTTGAACATTGTCAAGGTCCGGAACTTTGTGATCAATTGCATACTTGCTGGTTTGGTCACTGTCAGCTAACGTTATCACCCTCCGTCTGTCACGAGCATGTATCGTCTGTTTGAGGTCATGAACATATCTGAACACCAGTCTCTTCAGTTAGTCACTGTCATGATGGGTTGGCTGATATATCCAAGGGTCACCTACAAGTAGCAGATGAGTTGGTTGCATGAAAATCACAAGGTCAGTCAGtcaaaaattctcaattagGTCTAGCAATTTCACTATGTAAAGAGTGACGTCTCAAAAATGAATCTCAGTTTAATCATACACATTCTTGAACAACAGTCAAATTGAGCTCTTCACAAGAGCACAAGCCTAGTCTTTCAGGGAAAAACGCTTGTCTACAAGCACAGTTATTTTCTAGATCTGATGAAACGGAAGGACAAACTCATGCGCGTCTGtttctttgatttttataatgttttttcataaaatttcataattttctaaTTACTTTATGCGTGGGTATTGGACGGTTTCATCTATTTCTAATTCAATTTGGTGTACGATTCATGTCTCGTACTGCTGATCTTCCCATTCCTACGACAATGGCGCTACCTCCAGATCTATGACTATGCGGACGTTCGTGGTTGTGTCTTCTACGACGTCGGTGTGATCTACGTAAACTGCGTTGACATCCGCATGGATCTGTATCGTATGCAGTACGGATTGCCCAATCTGTAAGATGGTAACGCAACAAGCTTGATGGAAATGGTATAAAGTAAACTAATTTGCCGCATCTGTGAACGAAAAAAGACTatatgtttggctttataagcGTACGTATTGCATCCCTGCTGCATACCATTGTGCAAAGAtttaataagatatatatacattatcgTTGCTATGTTCGCACACATTTCACTGTTACAAAATAAGTATAACAAAGAGCTCCAACAATGATCAATTTAAATTGCAAGTAAATTTATATTGAATGTCATTAATCCTGATTATAACTTCATTGAATAGTAGtaattgttttcttaattttctcgtttaacGTTTATGCTCAGTTCAATAGCTATTTAACTATAGGAATCTTAAATATGTCCTCTGGTTGGATTGTCTTTTAGTAGCTCACAATGCATCTATATTATAAATTGCtatgatttatatgtttttttaaaattttaaatgtacaggAACCtgatattcagtggttgtcgtctgttaaTGTGATCCTTAAATGTTCTTGTTTCTCGGTTTTTCTATAGATTATACCAttggtttcccgtttgaatggttttccactggtaatttttggggcctttATTTCTTGTCTTCTATGAGAGCCATGGCTCCTTGTCGAAGACCTATATATTGGttaacatttttacaaattgtgacttggatagagagttgtcccattggcactcatactatatctatatgatataatattgcaatattttttcaattcttacaaattgtgacttggatagagagttgttcCATTGAcgctcatactacatcttcatTTATCTATATGATAATATTGCAATATCTTATCAATTCTTACCTATCATATATCAATACGTCATCTTTTCCGCCATTTAGTTTATTCCATATGTTTGTAGTGCTTGTATCTTGGTACACAGGAAAGTTAGCTCTACTGGAAAGTTGTCCAATTTGTTCAGGAACTTCTTTGGAATTTACAATCATAAAACTGATTTCTGTACGGCCATGGGCGATGTATTCTTGACGAATAGTCTCAAGCCTACATTGTACACACATTAATTTATTTGAAGTAGTTTTAACAAATAAAGACGAATGAAAGGAGGGGATTAATTACACAGAGTACTAATTTCCTAAAtaccttttttttgtattttttccccAGTTTATTATCCCAGATACGATTCATTTTAACTCCTATCGAGCTGCCTAATCATGGAATCCCACTATAACCTACATCTCAAACTCGTATTTGATCTTACGAGTATTTGATACAATAATGTGATATAAGAAGTATAGgcattttttcattaattaataaaatcttaaatctaaaattatcCAGAcataaacgtttttttttactttcagaCTGTTCATAGTTAATCATTTGAAATCTGTTGAATGTGAAATGTGAAGAAAAGGAATAagacaaattcaaatattacaaatttgCAGTATTTGATTATAAACACAATCAATTTAAGTAAAggaattgatattttcaaatccTTTCCCATACATGAGGATGTGGATGGGGGGTTTACAGAATACAAAatattggacaaaaaataaaaggtgtaaaaaaataaacttaatagaCGAAAATGCTTTACACGTATAACACCATTCACTATAGCAATCCGTAAATATTCATCTAATAAATGATAACACATACCCTGCCGCTTGTTGCTGACACATGGGTCATGTAGCCAGCAGTAGTGACACTACTGTTACTTTGCCACGCGTGTCCAGCATCGGCTGATCTCCACTGGGGGTTCGCCAGGTTGGTGGATCCTGACAGAACCTTCCAGATACGCTGACAAGTAAAGCAGCAGCGAGCAACCCGGTCAACATACCGGGGCTCCTCATTGTTCCTCttctgaaagaaaagaaaaatgagtTAACTAAATATCTGTCATTAAGCTAAACGAAAGGTATTTCTATTGGCCGGGTTTACaacaaaatcattataatatgAAGCTtcgtaaaaataaattgaaggtaatatgaaaaaaattatcaaaggtaccaggattatgatttaatacgccagacgcgcgtttcgtctacataagactcatcagttacgctccgatcaaaatagttataaaaacaaacaagtacaaagttgaagacatTGATACTCATGAAAGTTAAACATTgcaaacatgtttatatatttttacgtAAACCCCGAATAAAAATACGTACAAAGAACGGGGAATTAGTTCAAGTCAATATACATTTACATCTATGTGTTGCAATAAACGTTCTGAACGAGTGAAATGTTGAactttgaaaatgcctgtactaagtcaggaacaTGACTGTTGTTGTcgattcgtttgatttgttttataatttgattttaccatttggttagggactttccgttttgaatttttctcggagttcagtatttttgtgattttactttttggtcACAATTTTACAATGATCACTATTTTCAGCATAAGGCCCCTTACTAaaagcaattttattttttattgacacaATTGTTGTCTACATTTTTTCTATGATGGAGCTTCCGTAAAAGATTAATTGTGTAACTAACTGTGTAAACTTCTTGTGTTGTGGTTAGAAGCAACCCACTTATACTTTAACAAATATATCCGGAAAGTTCGTTATTGTAAATAATGTAATtgccaaagtaaaaaaaataatataacgcTTAGTTTAAGATTAATTTCATCAGAGATTCTAGGCTTACAATAATTATGTTATCTTTATGCACGcgttgtctacaaaagactcatcagtaaagTTTTAACTAAAAAGTTGAAGGCCatagttgaaaattatatttagttCTTCCAACAAAAAAGTTCTGTAATAGAGAGCACAGAATATAAATGGCTTTAGCTAAAATGTAAATTAACCACATGATtatcatcttcgctagccaagggttacgatccacttcCGTTCTCTTCACTTTGAAAAGAGCGGGAGttgatcgtaacccttggctagcgaagatgtatGATTATACGATGGCCTTAAAAGTTATAAGTTTGTACTTTGGGATATCAAGTAACCTCCAATAAATTGTGTTGTTATTGCTCTTGCTCTCATTGATGTAAAACttattcccccccccccccccccaaaaaaaaaatacaatcagCTTGACATGGACACGAAATTTTGACATCTGCAGAATCATTTTTGCTGGCATTCAAGTTTACGTTTTCgctaaaagagagacgaaaaaTGCCAGAGGGAGGGACGTCAAACTTAGTTATGTTATGTTAAATCGGTTCCAATTGAAACTGACCGTGCGATCCCTCATGGGTAGCATGGTCGTTTAACACCCCTATCAGAAGTAGTACCTCTCATCTATGTAGATCACACAAAGTTGGCCAAATTAAATGATGTCTTTTTATTGTTGTGCAATCACATTAGTTATTCATCAGTTCATTGTCAATAAcgttatctatatatatatatggtttaaacTCCAGTTGATAAATATGTGAAAAACAAGTTCAACGGCCCTATGCACCTGTCCTTGAAATAGATAATAGGGCAATAAGATGTAagactttaatttttaaagatgCTTTAAATACTAATTGGTCCTGTTTCGTTCATCTTGCCTGCAGCTCAGGAGATATAAAACGCTGACAGGGATATGAGCCCATATTGCCTGTGACGATCCCGATTGTAAAACTCATTAACCATTGAAGTTAGTTCGTAGAGCGAGGTCTTTAAAACCAGACAATTTCGTTAAAAACACAATCATCAACACTGGGAACATTTGTCACCTCTGTAACCATACTTCTCAATTGACATTAACTGATATTCCAAACAAACAActacaaacaataaaacacgGTCAATGCAGATTGTCTGACACACAGCGACTATTCAGACAACAATCAAAAAGAAAGGGCATCGACCAATTTTTATACTTAGTTCAAATTTGGAAAACATCAGTAAAAGCCTAAATTTACTGATCTTCCTAAGTTTTGAAAGGGCTATTGGACGCGCTGTCGGACGTCGTTATACTTATGCACTCACGTCGAGATTTTAAGTATGTTTTCATgacatacaatattttttttatattcctttaTTTGAGTGTTCGTGTGTTTTATGACAAGGAATATGACagtgtccattcgtttgatgtgttttatcatttgattttgccatttgattataattatattttccgtttgaattatcctcggagttcagtaattttgtggttttacttttaacaattaCTTACACgtgtatataatttataaatataagaaatgaCTAGATTTCATAACAATATTAGATGGTCGGAAGTCTCTCATCACACCACCGACAGTGCCTAATGTAAGATAACATGGATAGAAAAACCAAC is a genomic window of Mytilus trossulus isolate FHL-02 chromosome 1, PNRI_Mtr1.1.1.hap1, whole genome shotgun sequence containing:
- the LOC134681340 gene encoding selenoprotein P-like, which translates into the protein MCQQQAAGLETIRQEYIAHGRTEISFMIVNSKEVPEQIGQLSSRANFPVYQDTSTTNIWNKLNGGKDDVLIYDRCGKLVYFIPFPSSLLRYHLTDWAIRTAYDTDPCGCQRSLRRSHRRRRRHNHERPHSHRSGGSAIVVGMGRSAVRDMNRTPN